One genomic window of Rhizomicrobium sp. includes the following:
- a CDS encoding RHS repeat-associated core domain-containing protein: protein MAVYAGTACGGTLSSTTTYLNDPASGAMSEQLVAGGTTTWHDYLKVGGAILGERFYTVGGATSWKYFVLDHLGSVAVMTDDAGGVAERLSYDAWGRRRNSDGTDNAACSITSTTTRGYTGHEMLDSICEINANARIYDPTLGRFMSPDSTIPDPFNGQSFNRYSYVMNNPLSMTDPSGLVDQSPKVSPKHWIDLCGHGVCGTGSLIAGGCSSCDIRPEWIQVADKPVTSASPSGAPGDVGQYSNSGSSSVGIGSTASGDDTDGGCVAEIECAVVTAQRNTNKAGSQFGNYGPWTYGSSGPFVWKMANYRGVEGRIGEGLVVNFKGSGQVQWKQNYRIQSPYGDTGWQHDGDYPYYDSSNSLDLPSSTFWDTPTLGAGTGLDNVDWSAQDQVIDLATGRVIYTFTWGFSTDANGMITPKAPEFSK from the coding sequence ATGGCGGTCTATGCCGGCACCGCCTGCGGCGGCACGCTGAGCTCGACCACCACCTACCTCAACGACCCCGCCTCCGGCGCCATGAGCGAACAGCTCGTCGCCGGCGGAACCACCACCTGGCACGATTATCTCAAGGTCGGCGGCGCCATCCTGGGCGAGCGGTTCTACACGGTCGGCGGCGCGACGAGCTGGAAGTACTTCGTGCTGGATCATCTGGGCTCGGTCGCGGTGATGACCGACGACGCCGGCGGCGTGGCCGAGCGCCTCAGCTACGACGCCTGGGGTCGGCGCCGCAACAGCGACGGCACCGACAACGCGGCATGCAGCATCACCTCAACCACGACACGCGGCTACACCGGCCACGAGATGCTGGACAGCATCTGCGAGATCAACGCCAACGCGCGCATCTACGATCCCACGCTCGGAAGGTTCATGAGCCCGGATTCGACGATCCCCGATCCGTTCAACGGCCAGAGCTTCAACCGATACAGCTATGTCATGAACAATCCGCTGTCGATGACCGATCCGAGCGGCTTGGTGGACCAATCACCAAAGGTGAGTCCCAAGCACTGGATCGATCTATGCGGACATGGAGTGTGCGGCACCGGCTCCCTCATAGCCGGCGGCTGTTCCAGTTGCGATATTCGACCGGAGTGGATTCAGGTAGCCGACAAGCCAGTGACTTCCGCATCGCCCAGCGGCGCGCCCGGCGACGTTGGACAATATTCTAATAGCGGCAGTTCATCGGTCGGCATCGGGAGTACAGCGTCTGGAGACGACACAGATGGAGGGTGTGTAGCTGAAATTGAATGTGCCGTCGTCACTGCCCAGAGAAACACAAATAAAGCTGGCTCTCAGTTTGGCAATTATGGGCCTTGGACCTACGGCAGCTCCGGTCCCTTTGTGTGGAAAATGGCCAACTATCGCGGGGTCGAAGGTAGAATCGGCGAAGGTCTCGTAGTTAATTTCAAGGGCTCTGGGCAAGTTCAGTGGAAGCAGAACTACCGTATACAGAGCCCTTATGGAGATACTGGCTGGCAGCACGACGGCGACTATCCCTACTACGACTCCTCAAATTCTCTGGACCTACCTTCGAGCACATTCTGGGATACACCAACGTTGGGAGCTGGCACTGGCTTGGATAATGTGGATTGGTCAGCACAAGACCAAGTTATTGACCTCGCGACAGGTCGTGTCATCTACACCTTCACGTGGGGGTTTTCCACGGATGCTAATGGCATGATTACCCCTAAGGCACCGGAGTTTTCCAAATGA
- a CDS encoding RHS repeat-associated core domain-containing protein, with protein sequence MASSSRSLLHPQRRGPSTRWSRAACNPCRRLTRVGVNGGAASCPTYGAYLKQTEAFASDGVTQIGPVATAYYDALGRVIAQDVQGYGGGASRTATVYDANGRVYETSRPYFVSGGTPRWTVDTYDDLGRLTRQDLPNGGYATVAYNGLTVSTANDQGQTTAVTRNAQGLNASVTDAASHATSYVYDAFGDPLTVTDPSGNVIANSFDIRGNKTASADPDMGSWSYVPDVLGEIRSQTDARSQTTTLSYDLLGRVLERNEAGSYTDWVYDGAVHGVGMVQASCTSASSNPSCASATTAKTFTYDGLGRPTGTTIAVGGTNYAYATAYNATNGAVDTVSYPSGLVVKDLYNAYGYLCRVTDNGGSHTCATGSDSHVLWTLSGADAELHPTVQTAGNAAFSTTQTYDANTGLLTNVRAGASDAVAAFDYGYDTLGNLTYRSDNHQGIFEKFCYDALNRLQYSATGSSGPASCTSGAITKSVGYDALGNITAKSDVGTYSYPGAGTAHPHAVSSIAGTVNGVTNPGYTYDADGNMTAGAGRTVTYTAFNMAASIVQGSTADCLTYDSDHARVAMAVYAGTACGGTLSSTTTYLNDPASGAMSEQLVAGGTTTWHDYLKVGGAILGERFYTVGGATSWKYFVLDHLGSVAVMTDDAGGVAERLSYDAWGRRRNSDGTDNAACSITSTTTRGYTGHEMLDSICEINANARIYDPTLGRFMSPDSTIPDPFNGQSFNRYSYVMNNPLSHYDPSGYAPQTRTVITNCEKDVCTGSKVPGGCGGCYIGFGAQFLAFTSGASGAGLGDAWTGSSTATGSSTSGVWVQTSETLVGTPIETVVVTCCFWVSFNYSFPTVQGSGGNETAGVDGGIFGVAGGATGHWPGHGATGHWEGEPPLENGGEGVLFNIGLAIATFGASIPEQIGIRGAEETGLETVTHFTSAAGAAAIGEGGTLNAGSFVTTSNLSGMSASQVEGALEIDAGKGAFSTTFQTPASNLGPAFNGPLTSGGAPQFQLVNPTQVTTFVPTP encoded by the coding sequence GTGGCTTCAAGCTCTCGCAGCCTACTACATCCGCAACGGCGTGGACCCTCGACGCGCTGGAGCCGTGCGGCCTGCAACCCGTGTCGTCGGCTTACGCGTGTCGGCGTCAATGGCGGGGCGGCGAGCTGCCCGACCTATGGCGCCTATCTGAAGCAGACCGAGGCCTTCGCGTCGGACGGCGTCACCCAGATCGGCCCCGTCGCCACGGCCTATTACGACGCGCTCGGCCGCGTCATCGCCCAGGACGTGCAGGGCTATGGCGGCGGCGCCAGCCGCACCGCCACGGTCTACGACGCCAACGGCCGGGTCTACGAGACCAGCCGGCCCTATTTCGTGTCGGGCGGCACGCCCAGATGGACGGTCGACACCTATGACGACCTCGGCCGCCTGACGCGCCAGGACCTGCCCAATGGCGGCTATGCCACCGTCGCCTATAACGGCCTGACCGTCTCCACCGCCAACGACCAGGGCCAGACGACCGCCGTCACGCGCAACGCCCAGGGCCTGAACGCCTCGGTGACCGACGCGGCCAGCCACGCGACGTCCTATGTCTACGACGCCTTCGGCGATCCTCTGACGGTGACCGACCCTTCCGGCAACGTCATCGCCAACAGCTTCGACATCCGCGGCAACAAGACCGCCTCCGCCGATCCCGACATGGGCTCCTGGAGCTATGTCCCCGACGTTCTGGGCGAGATCCGGTCGCAGACCGACGCCAGGAGCCAGACCACGACGCTGTCCTACGACCTGCTCGGCCGGGTGCTGGAGCGCAACGAGGCCGGAAGCTACACCGACTGGGTCTATGACGGCGCCGTCCATGGCGTGGGGATGGTGCAGGCAAGCTGCACCTCCGCGTCGAGCAATCCGAGCTGCGCGTCGGCCACCACGGCCAAGACCTTCACCTATGATGGCCTGGGCCGGCCCACGGGCACGACGATCGCCGTCGGCGGCACGAACTATGCCTATGCCACGGCCTATAACGCCACCAACGGGGCCGTCGACACCGTGAGCTATCCCTCCGGCCTGGTGGTGAAGGACCTCTACAACGCCTATGGCTATCTGTGCCGCGTCACCGATAATGGCGGCAGCCACACCTGCGCCACGGGCTCCGACAGCCATGTGCTGTGGACGCTGTCGGGCGCCGACGCCGAGCTGCATCCGACCGTCCAGACCGCCGGCAACGCCGCCTTCTCGACCACCCAGACCTACGACGCCAACACCGGCCTGCTCACCAATGTCCGGGCCGGGGCGTCCGACGCGGTGGCGGCGTTCGACTACGGCTACGACACGCTGGGCAACCTGACCTATCGCTCCGACAACCACCAGGGCATCTTCGAGAAGTTCTGCTACGACGCGCTGAACCGGCTGCAATACTCGGCCACCGGATCCTCCGGCCCCGCCTCCTGCACCAGCGGCGCCATCACCAAGTCGGTCGGCTATGACGCGCTGGGCAACATCACCGCCAAGTCCGATGTCGGAACCTACTCCTATCCCGGCGCCGGCACGGCCCACCCGCACGCCGTGTCGTCCATCGCCGGCACCGTCAACGGCGTGACCAATCCGGGTTACACCTACGACGCCGACGGCAACATGACGGCCGGCGCCGGCCGAACGGTCACCTACACCGCGTTCAACATGGCGGCCTCCATCGTCCAGGGCAGCACGGCCGATTGCCTGACCTATGATTCCGACCACGCCCGCGTCGCGATGGCGGTCTATGCCGGCACCGCCTGCGGCGGCACGCTGAGCTCGACCACCACCTACCTCAACGACCCCGCCTCCGGCGCCATGAGCGAACAGCTCGTCGCCGGCGGAACCACCACCTGGCACGATTATCTCAAGGTCGGCGGCGCCATCCTGGGCGAGCGGTTCTACACGGTCGGCGGCGCGACGAGCTGGAAGTACTTCGTGCTGGATCATCTGGGCTCGGTCGCGGTGATGACCGACGACGCCGGCGGCGTGGCCGAGCGCCTCAGCTACGACGCCTGGGGTCGGCGCCGCAACAGCGACGGCACCGACAACGCGGCATGCAGCATCACCTCAACCACGACACGCGGCTACACCGGCCATGAGATGCTGGACAGCATCTGCGAGATCAACGCCAACGCGCGCATCTACGATCCCACGCTCGGAAGGTTCATGAGTCCGGATTCGACGATCCCCGATCCGTTCAACGGCCAGAGCTTCAACCGCTATAGCTATGTCATGAACAATCCTCTCTCCCATTACGACCCGTCCGGATATGCGCCACAGACACGGACCGTCATCACCAATTGCGAGAAAGACGTGTGCACCGGATCGAAGGTTCCGGGAGGATGCGGCGGCTGCTATATCGGCTTTGGCGCGCAATTTCTCGCGTTCACTTCCGGAGCCTCGGGTGCGGGTCTCGGAGATGCGTGGACCGGAAGCAGCACCGCGACCGGAAGCAGCACCAGCGGCGTTTGGGTGCAAACGTCCGAAACCCTCGTCGGCACGCCGATCGAGACGGTGGTGGTAACCTGCTGCTTCTGGGTGTCGTTCAACTACAGCTTCCCCACGGTGCAGGGATCCGGTGGAAATGAAACCGCGGGCGTAGATGGAGGAATCTTCGGGGTCGCAGGTGGCGCAACAGGACACTGGCCAGGACATGGTGCAACTGGACACTGGGAAGGAGAGCCGCCTCTGGAGAATGGGGGTGAAGGCGTCCTGTTCAACATCGGACTTGCGATTGCCACTTTCGGCGCAAGTATTCCCGAGCAAATTGGAATAAGGGGCGCAGAGGAAACCGGTCTGGAGACGGTGACGCACTTCACCAGTGCAGCAGGTGCGGCGGCAATTGGTGAAGGGGGCACTCTAAATGCAGGCTCCTTCGTAACGACAAGCAATTTGTCGGGAATGAGCGCATCTCAGGTGGAAGGCGCGCTCGAAATCGACGCTGGGAAAGGTGCGTTCTCGACCACGTTTCAAACTCCTGCGTCCAACCTAGGGCCTGCGTTCAACGGGCCGCTCACAAGCGGAGGTGCACCACAGTTCCAGTTGGTGAACCCCACGCAAGTAACGACGTTTGTGCCAACACCATAA
- a CDS encoding RHS repeat-associated core domain-containing protein, with amino-acid sequence MDLFISRGRHRPPYPRRRGYGYDTLGNLTYRSDNHQGVFEKFCYDALNRLTNAATGSSGPASCTSGAITKSVGYDALGNITSKSDVGTYSYPAAGTAHPHAVSSIAGTVNGVTNPGYTYDADGNMTAGAGRTVTYTAFNMAASIVQGSTADCLTYDSGHARVAMAVYAGTACGGTLTSTTTYLNDPASGAMSEQLVAGGTTTWHDYLKVGGAILGERFSVVGGATSWKYFVLDHLGSVAVMTDDAGGVAERLSYDAWGRRRNSDGTDNAACGITSTTTRGFTGHEMLDNICEVNANARIYDPTLGRFMSPDPTIPDPFNGQSFNRYSYVMNNPLSHYDPSGYAPQTRTVITNCEKDVCTGSKVPGGCGGCYIGFGAQFLAFTSGASGAGLGDAWTGSSTATGSSTGGVWVETSETLVGTPIETVVVTCCFWVSFNFESFNQFGLANYGASNRDPTPIGGGDTNGTNRVNWNGIGEAFGATGYAVDGQAVFTSGVGLFARGEGAAEAFERVGTVFKTFSGAAVVGEQTFEGISAISKGAPVGATAIGVTANSVAIVGTSIGADALIGAGVGSFAPGVGNLAGAIGGTAVGALVGFGMPSPSATGQAILQGYSTAAQAERFNEENGIPMYYPF; translated from the coding sequence TTGGACCTCTTCATCAGCCGTGGTCGGCATCGTCCACCATATCCGCGACGACGCGGATACGGCTACGACACGCTGGGCAACCTGACCTATCGCTCCGACAACCATCAGGGCGTCTTCGAGAAGTTCTGCTACGACGCGCTGAACCGGCTGACCAACGCGGCCACCGGATCCTCGGGCCCGGCCTCGTGCACCAGCGGCGCCATCACCAAGTCGGTCGGCTATGACGCGCTGGGCAACATCACGTCCAAATCCGATGTCGGGACCTACAGCTACCCAGCCGCCGGCACGGCCCACCCGCATGCGGTGTCGTCCATCGCCGGCACCGTCAACGGCGTGACCAATCCGGGTTACACTTACGACGCCGACGGCAACATGACGGCCGGCGCCGGCCGAACGGTCACCTACACCGCGTTCAACATGGCGGCCTCCATCGTCCAGGGCAGCACGGCCGATTGCCTGACCTATGATTCCGGCCACGCCCGCGTCGCGATGGCGGTCTATGCCGGCACCGCCTGCGGCGGCACGCTCACTTCCACCACCACCTACCTCAACGACCCCGCCTCCGGCGCCATGAGCGAACAGCTCGTCGCCGGCGGAACCACCACCTGGCACGACTACCTGAAGGTCGGCGGCGCCATCCTGGGCGAGCGGTTCTCTGTCGTGGGCGGCGCGACGAGCTGGAAGTACTTCGTGCTGGATCATCTGGGCTCGGTCGCGGTGATGACCGACGACGCCGGCGGCGTGGCCGAGCGCCTCAGCTACGACGCCTGGGGAAGACGCCGCAACAGCGACGGCACCGACAACGCGGCATGCGGCATCACCTCAACCACGACCCGGGGCTTCACCGGCCACGAGATGCTGGACAACATCTGCGAGGTCAACGCCAACGCGCGCATCTACGATCCGACGCTCGGAAGGTTCATGAGTCCGGACCCGACGATCCCCGATCCGTTCAACGGCCAGAGCTTCAACCGCTATAGCTATGTCATGAACAATCCTCTCTCCCATTACGACCCGTCCGGATATGCGCCACAGACACGGACCGTCATCACCAATTGCGAGAAAGACGTGTGCACCGGATCGAAGGTTCCGGGAGGATGCGGCGGCTGCTATATCGGCTTTGGCGCGCAATTTCTCGCGTTCACTTCCGGAGCCTCGGGTGCGGGTCTCGGAGATGCGTGGACCGGAAGCAGCACCGCGACCGGAAGCAGCACCGGCGGCGTTTGGGTGGAAACGTCCGAAACCCTCGTCGGCACGCCGATCGAGACGGTGGTGGTAACCTGCTGCTTCTGGGTGTCGTTCAACTTTGAAAGCTTCAATCAATTCGGCCTCGCCAATTACGGCGCCTCGAACCGCGACCCGACCCCAATAGGTGGCGGTGATACAAATGGCACAAATAGGGTGAATTGGAACGGCATTGGTGAAGCATTTGGGGCAACGGGGTATGCTGTCGACGGGCAAGCAGTGTTCACGAGTGGAGTAGGTCTTTTTGCAAGGGGCGAAGGCGCCGCGGAGGCTTTTGAGCGCGTGGGAACCGTGTTCAAAACTTTCAGCGGAGCGGCTGTAGTCGGGGAGCAGACTTTCGAAGGAATATCAGCAATCAGTAAAGGGGCGCCCGTGGGTGCCACTGCGATTGGCGTTACCGCGAACAGCGTAGCCATTGTCGGAACGTCTATCGGCGCAGATGCACTTATTGGCGCTGGTGTTGGTTCGTTCGCTCCTGGAGTCGGAAACTTAGCTGGCGCAATTGGCGGGACGGCGGTAGGGGCATTGGTCGGTTTTGGCATGCCCAGCCCTTCCGCCACCGGGCAAGCGATATTGCAAGGCTATTCGACCGCAGCGCAAGCCGAACGGTTCAATGAAGAAAATGGCATCCCAATGTATTATCCATTTTGA
- a CDS encoding IS5 family transposase (programmed frameshift), whose amino-acid sequence MWKPEHRLSARRNGLRYSSDMTDEEWSLAAPLIPPAKRGGRKRTTDVREVLNAIFYVLWTGCQWQALPKDFPPKSTVHDYLELWNWDGTLERIHHALYVAVRESQGREASPTAAIIDSQSAKGALKGGLLLDPSGYDAGKKVKGRKRHILVDTLGLLLSVAVHSADIQDRDGAALVLDKRTRRSFPFIERIFADGGYNAKKTADAVAATGTWVIEIVKRSDAHRFVVMPKRWIVERTLAWISRNRRLARDFERYATTVAAFIRLAMIRIMLRRLAANPSK is encoded by the exons ATGTGGAAGCCGGAGCACCGGCTGTCGGCGAGACGCAATGGTCTTCGCTATTCCAGCGACATGACGGATGAGGAATGGTCACTTGCGGCGCCGTTGATACCCCCGGCCAAGCGCGGCGGGCGCAAGCGCACGACGGATGTGCGTGAAGTCTTGAACGCCATTTTCTATGTGCTTTGGACGGGCTGCCAATGGCAGGCGCTGCCGAAGGATTTTCCGCCCAAGAGCACGGTTCACGACTATCTCGAACTGTGGAACTGGGACGGGACGTTGGAGCGCATCCATCACGCGCTCTATGTGGCAGTGCGCGAGAGCCAAGGCCGCGAGGCCAGCCCCACCGCCGCCATCATCGACAGCCAGAGCGCCAAGGGAGCGCTCAAAGGGGGGCTCT TGCTCGATCCTTCAGGCTACGACGCGGGCAAGAAGGTCAAGGGCCGCAAGAGGCACATCCTCGTCGATACGCTCGGCCTGTTGCTGAGCGTCGCCGTCCACAGCGCCGACATCCAGGATCGCGACGGCGCAGCGCTGGTCCTCGACAAGCGGACGCGGCGATCGTTTCCCTTCATCGAACGTATCTTCGCCGACGGCGGTTACAACGCCAAAAAGACCGCCGATGCCGTCGCCGCCACCGGAACCTGGGTCATCGAGATCGTCAAGCGCAGCGATGCCCACCGCTTCGTGGTCATGCCAAAACGCTGGATCGTCGAACGCACCCTGGCCTGGATCAGCCGCAACCGACGCCTGGCGCGCGACTTCGAGCGCTACGCCACAACCGTCGCGGCCTTCATCCGCCTCGCCATGATCCGCATCATGCTCAGGCGACTTGCCGCAAATCCCTCAAAATGA
- a CDS encoding serine protease, whose protein sequence is MQQCNMTTTTIFVIAVFLGSLQQGAYAQGTQTIGTAAPLETDSAGHTGQAAVTSVFRVICKENGTFGTGFLHKSGNVITAAHVIDGCANPVIALPDNKTLVAAKVMRADYDKDLALLKPETPISGNPLPISNTPDLAYGAEIAFWGFPSGYVGVPPMLSVGYIAGIDGVRTKTNKIVPQLVVNAAINHGNSGGPVLLVETGEVIGVADNKIAPLSDVALSALNALQNQPSGFTFTATSPDGKTRTFSEAQVVAMVLEELRQQVQLVIGHAVMLGDLRTFLTDCGVDP, encoded by the coding sequence ATGCAGCAATGCAACATGACTACCACAACGATATTTGTCATCGCAGTATTCCTAGGCTCGTTGCAGCAAGGTGCGTATGCGCAAGGGACGCAGACGATTGGGACTGCGGCGCCGTTGGAGACGGATTCTGCCGGTCACACCGGACAAGCGGCGGTAACTTCTGTCTTCCGAGTTATCTGCAAAGAAAATGGGACGTTTGGGACCGGGTTTTTGCACAAGAGCGGAAATGTCATCACAGCTGCCCACGTTATCGATGGGTGCGCGAACCCCGTGATAGCGCTTCCCGACAACAAGACCCTTGTGGCCGCAAAGGTAATGCGAGCTGATTATGACAAAGACCTTGCGTTGTTGAAGCCAGAGACTCCAATTTCTGGGAACCCGCTTCCAATTTCGAATACCCCTGATTTGGCGTACGGCGCAGAGATTGCATTCTGGGGATTTCCATCTGGCTACGTGGGTGTTCCGCCGATGCTGAGTGTTGGCTATATCGCTGGCATCGATGGAGTGAGAACGAAGACCAATAAAATTGTGCCTCAACTCGTTGTTAATGCCGCAATCAATCATGGCAATTCTGGCGGCCCGGTCCTTCTTGTAGAGACCGGCGAGGTAATTGGTGTTGCAGATAACAAGATTGCTCCGCTGTCCGACGTGGCGTTGTCGGCGCTCAATGCGCTCCAAAATCAGCCATCTGGATTTACTTTCACCGCAACGTCGCCTGACGGCAAAACGCGAACTTTCTCGGAGGCACAGGTCGTCGCGATGGTATTGGAAGAGCTTCGGCAACAGGTGCAGCTTGTTATCGGCCACGCTGTCATGCTGGGAGACTTGCGCACCTTTCTCACAGATTGCGGCGTCGATCCGTAG
- a CDS encoding IS1595 family transposase, with product MPKTHFLQTKAARTLRLADVFRMSETEAEATFRKIRWSDTDGEPVCPSCGCIGAYPSRRVTGSPRFRCKAKECRKDFTITSGTLFASHKAPLRTYLAAIAVAMNEVKGKNALALSRDLGMSHKACWVLMHKVREAMAEEFKGRKIGGAGKVAETDGAYFGGYIRPANRKEDRVDRRLAANQNGKRQSLIIVRERNGRSLPAVFKSESAAVSWIKSRIEMGTVVNADEASSWDSLSSKYEMKRINHQEAYSDGEACTNQAESYFSRIRRAEAGHFHHVAGPYLLRYAQESAFREDARRVDNGTQVRRVTELALKRGPSVDFSGYYQRHKAA from the coding sequence GTGCCCAAAACCCATTTCCTCCAAACGAAAGCCGCCCGGACGCTCCGTCTGGCCGATGTCTTTCGGATGTCGGAAACGGAAGCTGAGGCCACGTTCCGCAAAATCCGCTGGTCCGATACGGACGGCGAGCCAGTGTGCCCGTCCTGCGGCTGCATCGGGGCCTATCCTTCGCGCCGCGTCACGGGCTCACCCCGCTTTCGGTGCAAGGCCAAGGAATGCCGCAAGGACTTCACGATCACGTCCGGCACGCTGTTCGCCTCGCACAAGGCCCCGCTGCGGACGTACCTGGCCGCGATTGCCGTGGCCATGAACGAAGTCAAAGGCAAGAACGCGCTGGCGCTGTCGCGCGATCTCGGCATGTCCCACAAGGCTTGCTGGGTTCTGATGCACAAGGTCCGCGAGGCGATGGCGGAAGAGTTCAAGGGTCGCAAGATCGGCGGCGCTGGCAAGGTTGCTGAGACCGATGGCGCGTATTTCGGAGGCTATATCCGTCCGGCCAATCGCAAAGAGGATCGCGTCGACCGTCGCCTTGCCGCGAACCAGAACGGCAAGCGCCAGTCCCTTATCATCGTTCGCGAGCGCAACGGTCGTTCGCTCCCCGCCGTGTTCAAGTCGGAAAGCGCCGCCGTGTCTTGGATCAAGTCGCGCATTGAAATGGGGACCGTTGTCAACGCTGATGAAGCGTCAAGTTGGGATAGCCTCTCTTCGAAATATGAAATGAAGCGGATCAACCATCAGGAAGCCTACAGCGACGGCGAGGCTTGCACGAACCAAGCCGAAAGCTATTTCTCCCGCATCCGTCGCGCGGAAGCCGGTCACTTCCATCACGTCGCCGGGCCGTACCTTCTGCGCTACGCACAAGAGTCCGCATTCCGCGAAGATGCGCGCCGGGTCGATAACGGGACGCAGGTTCGCCGCGTGACGGAATTGGCGTTGAAGCGTGGGCCTTCGGTGGATTTCAGCGGGTACTATCAACGGCATAAGGCAGCGTAA
- a CDS encoding DUF6471 domain-containing protein produces MASKVDWTEKTKNLLKSEMKRHGVTYDGLVERLSKIGIDDTAVNIRNKVARGGFTAVFLVQCLEAMGVRELRL; encoded by the coding sequence ATGGCTTCCAAGGTGGATTGGACAGAAAAAACCAAGAATCTCCTGAAATCGGAGATGAAGCGCCACGGCGTGACCTATGACGGGCTGGTGGAACGGCTTAGCAAGATCGGCATAGACGATACCGCCGTGAATATCCGCAACAAGGTCGCGCGTGGCGGGTTTACAGCGGTGTTTCTGGTGCAATGCCTAGAGGCGATGGGCGTGCGGGAGTTACGACTCTAG
- a CDS encoding lecithin retinol acyltransferase family protein: MPTHIFYRHVGLISDRRTLDGLPFVISNSTRAGELVEEPLGVFAGDQPWRIDGYPGPLHPWQVIARAHACQRRSYDALTWNCENFVNYCHALPETSGQVVATLVIAALGAVVFGAAARA; this comes from the coding sequence GTGCCAACGCACATCTTTTACCGCCATGTCGGCCTGATCTCGGACAGACGGACGCTCGACGGCTTGCCGTTCGTCATCTCCAACTCGACGCGCGCAGGCGAATTGGTCGAAGAACCCCTTGGTGTTTTTGCCGGCGATCAGCCTTGGCGCATTGACGGATACCCTGGCCCGCTGCACCCTTGGCAAGTGATAGCTCGCGCCCATGCTTGCCAGCGCCGCTCCTATGACGCGCTGACATGGAATTGCGAGAATTTCGTCAATTATTGTCATGCCCTGCCGGAGACCAGCGGCCAGGTCGTGGCGACGCTGGTCATTGCCGCGTTGGGCGCTGTGGTTTTCGGCGCGGCGGCCAGAGCCTGA
- a CDS encoding IS5 family transposase (programmed frameshift) → MRNNLFWLSDEQWLRIAPHLPTDVRGKDRVDDRRVISGILHVLKSGCRWCDCPPEYGPHTTIYNRFVRWAERGIWERLFRKLAERGRSTDTQMIDSTHVKAHRSASGAKKGELKLAIGRSRGGRNTKIHAIADAKGRLLSILLTGGQAHDCPPAQRLIRRSKIAKKLLGDKAYDSEELRLWLTARGTKPVVPNRSNRKQPFSFDRKSYKQRHKIENAFCRLKDFRRIATRYDRLARNFLASVCLVAAIVWWTL, encoded by the exons ATGCGGAACAACCTGTTTTGGCTGAGCGACGAGCAATGGCTTCGGATCGCGCCGCACTTGCCGACGGACGTGCGCGGCAAAGATCGTGTGGACGACCGTCGCGTAATCAGCGGCATCCTACATGTCTTGAAGAGCGGCTGCCGGTGGTGCGACTGCCCGCCGGAATACGGCCCCCATACGACAATCTACAATCGCTTCGTGCGCTGGGCCGAGCGCGGCATCTGGGAGCGGCTGTTCCGCAAATTGGCGGAGCGCGGACGATCCACCGATACCCAGATGATCGACTCGACGCATGTCAAAGCCCACCGCTCGGCCTCGGGCGCAAAAA AGGGGGAGCTTAAGCTGGCGATCGGCCGCTCGCGCGGCGGGCGCAACACGAAAATCCACGCAATCGCAGATGCTAAGGGCCGTCTTCTTTCCATCCTCCTGACCGGCGGCCAGGCGCACGATTGCCCGCCAGCCCAGCGTCTCATCCGCCGAAGCAAGATCGCCAAGAAGCTGCTCGGCGACAAAGCCTACGACAGCGAAGAACTGCGATTATGGCTGACGGCGCGCGGCACCAAGCCCGTCGTGCCCAACAGATCGAACCGCAAGCAGCCCTTCAGCTTCGACAGAAAATCCTACAAGCAGCGACACAAGATCGAGAACGCCTTCTGCCGCCTCAAGGACTTCAGGCGCATAGCCACCCGCTATGACAGGCTGGCAAGAAACTTCCTCGCCTCCGTATGCCTCGTCGCTGCTATCGTGTGGTGGACTTTATGA